From Demequina capsici:
CGGGTCGTGTGCGCTCCAGGGTCGCGATTCGGAACGGGGTTGACGCGACGTGTATCGCGATATATCGTGCACACGTCGCGATATGAAAGGAGTCCATGATGAGAGATCACGACCACGTGCATGACGAACTGTTCGACGGCCCGGACCGCGGCCCCGGTGGCAAGGGCGGCCACGGCGGCCGCAGGCGCCGCCACGGTGGTTTCGGTGGCAAGGGCGACGGCGTGGGGCCCATGGGCCCCGGGTCGATGCACGGCCACGGTCGAGGCGGACGACGAGGCCCGGGAGGAGGCCGCCCCCGCGGCGACGTCCGAGCGGCGATCCTCGTGCTGCTCGCCGAGCAGCCGCGCCACGGCTACGACCTGATCCGTGAGATCCAGGAGCGCAGCGGAGGAGCCTGGACCCCCAGCCCGGGGTCCATCTACCCGACGCTCCAGTCGCTCGAGGACGAGGGTCTCGTGTCGATCGACACCGTCGACGGTCGCAGGTCCGCGTCGCTCACCGACGGCGGCCGCGACTGGGTTGCGGGGCATGCCGCCGAGCACGAGGGGATCTTCGAGGCGTCGGCTGCCGCCGAGTCGCTCGGCGCACTCCGCGCCGAGCTCGGCGCGCTCAAGGAGGCGGCGGTGCACGTGGCGCGGGTCCCCGGCGGGGACCTGGCGCCTCAGGCGATCGAGATCCTGGCCGAGGCGCGCAAGCGTCTCTACAGGCTGCTCGCCGAGCAGGACTGACGGCGCCGAGCCCCGAGGGCACGCCGAGAGGCGCCCCGCAGGCACGCCGAGAGGCGCCCCGCAGGAATGACGAGGGCCGCCGTCCTGGAGGTGATCTCCGGGACGGCGGCCCTCGTCGTGCGCCTGGAAGCGGTGGGGCGCGATGCTCGTGGGGACGACGCGGCTGCGGCAATCGAGGATCTTGCGGACACGAGGGGCCGGCTCCGAAGCGCCCGAGCGTCAGCGCATCTCGCCGTAGATGCTCGCGATAACGTCGGCGAAGTGCTCCTCGACCTGCTGGCGACGCACCTTCATCGAGGCGGACAGCTCCTCACGCTTCTCCGACAGCTCGCGCGGCAGGAACCGCCACTCACGGATCGCCTCCGCGCGGGACACCAGCGCGTTCGCCTGGTCGATGATGCCCTGGACGTGATCCTTCACGAAGGGGTGCGAGGCCGCCTCGGTCACCGACATCGTCGGCAGCCCCTTCGTCTTGAGCCAGGACGGGAGCATCGTCTCGTCGATCGACAGTAGCGCGCCGATGAACGGCCTGCCGTCACCTACGACGACCACCTCCTGCACCAGCGGGTACGGGCGGATCGCGTCCTCCAGGCAGGCCGGCTGGACGTTCTTCCCGCTCGCCGTCACCAAGATCTCCTTCTTCCGACCCGTGATGGTGAGGTAGCCGTCCTCGTCGAGCGACCCGAGATCGCCGGTGTGGAACCACCCGTCCCTGATCGCCTCGGCCGTCGCGTCGGGGTTGCGGTAGTAGCCCACGAACATGTTGGATCCCTGGGCGAGCACCTCTCCGTCGTCTGCGATCCTGATGGCTCCGCCCGGATACGGGCGGCCCACCGAACCCACCTTCACGTGCGACGGCGGATTGCAGGTCATCGGCCCGGCCAGCTCGGTCGAGCCGTACCCCTCCATCACGTGGATCGCAAGGCCGCCGTAGAAGTGCGAGATCCTCTCCGACAGCTTGGCGCCGCCGCAGACGATGTACCTGAGGTTGCCGCCGAGCGCGTGCTGGACCTTGTTCAGCACCAGGCGCTTCGCGAGCCACGCGCGTGCGTGCAGGCCCAACGTTCGACGGCCGGTCTGGCGTGTCCGGTCGATGTCGCGTGACACCTCTGCCGCCCACCGGAACAGGCGCTGCCTGAGCGGCCCGCCCGCGCGTGCGTCGACCACGTTGTAGAAGGTCTCGAGCACCCGAGGGACGGCCATGATCCATGTGGGCCTGAACGTGCCGAGATCCTCCGCAAGCGTCTTCGGGTTCGGGGAGAGGCCCAGCACTGCGCCGCAGGCCAGCGCCAGGAACTCCACGTGCCGTGCGAGCACGTGAGCGAGCGGCAGGAACAGCAGAAGTCGAGCGTCACCGTCGGCCAACGTGCCGAAGTCCTTGTCCGCGGCGCCGTTGATGGGCCACTGGACGAACGCACGGTGGGGGAGCGCGACGCCCTTGGGTCTGCCCGTGGTGCCCGAGGTGTAGACGATCGTCGCGATGTCCTCGGCCGTGATCCCCTCCGCGCGGGCGGCGAGTTCGTCGTCCGAGATGTGAGCCCCGGCAGCCTTGAGCGTCGCGAGAGCGGGCGCCGTCGCATCGTCGATCACCAGCACGCGAGGCGCGTCGTCGATGGCTCGCGCGACCGTCGCATGCGTGTCGTTCTCGACGACGATCAGCGACAGCTCTGCATCGTTCGCGATGCCCTCGACCTGGTACTGCGAGGAGGTGGGGTAGATCGGCACCGTGATGGCGCCCGCGGCCTGGATCGCGAAGTCCATCACCACCCACTCGTAGCGGGTGTTGCATTGCAGACCCACGGTGTCGCCCTTGCCGACTCCCATCACCATCAGGCCCTTGGCAGTCTGCTCCGCCTCCGCGAGGAAGGCGGCGAGCGTGGTCGGCACCCAGGTCCCCGACCGGTCCTTGTGCTCGCAGTAGACGTGCTGCGGAGACTCCGCCGCACGCTGCCGCAGGAGCGCGATGAATGTGAGGTCGGGGGGTGTCTGCACGGCCAGGGGGATGGTCGTCATGCGCGAGGACTCGGTCATGCCCACGAGTCTAGGTCGATACCTACGCATGCGTAGGTTACGGAGGCGTAGCGGCCGCGACTCTGCGGGAACCTTGCGCTCCCACGTCGGGATTCAGGGCCCTTCGTCCCAGGAACGAGGCCGGTCCCACGCGGTCTCGAGGTCCGCTCAGCGGGCGCCGGAGGCCTTCTCCGCGCGCTTCGCGGACTTCTTCGCCTCCTTGTCGGCGCGCTTCGCGTGCTCCTTCGCGCGAGCCTTCTCCTTGGAGTCCTCGGCGCATGCCGCAGCGGCCGCGCCCACGATGCCGGCACCGTTCAGCAGCTCGGCCGGCACGATCGGCGCACGCAGCGTGAGACGGGGGAGGAACATGTGGCTCGACTTCGACACGCCGCCGCCGACGATGATCAGATCCGGCCAGAACAGCCGTTCGATCTCGGAGAAGTAGCGCTGCAGGTGTGGGATCCACGTGTCCCAGTCCAGGTCGTGGCGCGCACGGGCGGACTCGGCCGCATAGTCCTCCGCGTCGTGACCGTCGATGGTGAGGTGGCCCAGCTCGAGATTCGGCACCAGCGTGCCGTCGACGATCATCGCTGTGCCCACACCGGTCCCCAGCGTCGCGAGGAAGACGCTCCCGTCCTGCCCGTGCGCGGCGCCGAAGCGGTACTCGCCGTAGCCTGCGGCGTCGGCGTCGTTGAGCACGTGCACGTCATGGCCCGCGTAGTCGCGGATCAGCTCGCGAAGGTTCGTGCCCACCCAGGCGTCGTCCACGTTCGCCGCAGTCTTCACCACGCCGTGCTGGATCACGCCGGGGAACGCCACCCCGATCGGCGTCTTCCGTGACGGCTCGAAGCGCTGGATGCACTTGGCAACCGTCTTGCCGATCGCCTCGGGCGTCGCGGGCTGCGGTGTCGGGATGCGGTAGCGGTCCTCGGTGAACTGCCCGGTCCTCATGTCGACGGGCGCGGCTTTGATCCCCGACCCGCCGATGTCCACTCCGATGGCGATGTGCTTGCTCATGGCTTGGTCAACACCTCCGGGCCGTCCTCGGTGACGAGGATGGTGTTCTCGAACTGGGCCACCCAGCTCCCGTCGTCGGTGACCACGGTCCAGCCGTCGTCCCACTCGTGATTCGCCTCGGAGCCGTCCACCAGCATCGGCTCCACGGTGAAGACCATGCCGGGCACGATCACGTCGTCATGATGCGGCGCCGCGTCGTAGTGGGGGATCACCAGTCCCGTATGGAACGACGGACCCACGCCGTGACCGGTGTAGCTGCGCACCGACTCGTAGCCGAACCGCGCCGCGTACTTCTCGATCACCCGGCCGATCACGTTGACCTCGCGGCCCGGCATCGCGGCCTTGATGCCACGCATCATCGCCTCATGCGCCACCTCGACGAGCTGCTTGGCGCGGTCCGAGCCCTCGCCCGCGATGAAGGAGCCGCAGTTGTCGCCGTGCACGCCGTTCTTGAAGGCGGTGATGTCCACCTTCACGATGTCGCCCTCGCGCACCACCGTCGAGTCCGGGATGCCGTGGCAGATCACCTCGTTCACCGACGTGCACAGCGCCTTGGGGAAAGGCGGCCGGCCCGCGGAACCCGGATACCCGAGCGTCGACGGATACGCGCCGTGATCGAGCACGAACTCATGCCCGATCCGGTCGAGCTCGTCCGTCGTCACGCCAGGGCGGACCGCCTTGCCCACCTCCGCCAGCGCCTGCGCAGCGATGCGACCGCTGATGCGGATCCTTTCGACCGTCTCGGCGTCGTAGACGTCTCCACCCGTCCAACGAGGAGCGCGCCTCTGCCCCACGTACGGCGGGCGTCCGATGCTGCGGGGCACGTCGCGCATGGGCGACACGACCCCCTTGACGATGCTCTCGCGGACCGGGTCCATACCTGGCAGTCTATTCACGGAGGCGAGAGACATGTCCACTGATGGCCGCGACAAGGTCGAGTACTTCTACAACGTGCGGACCCGGATGGTGGAGAAGGGCCGGCTGAGCAACTGGGACGACCTGATGGGCCCGTACGCGACGCGTGAGGAGGCGGAGCGGGCGTTCGAGATCGCCAAGGAGCGGAGCTCGTCGTGGGACGACGACGACGCTCGGTGGAGCGGCGACAAGGGCTGACCCGGGCCGCCTACCGAACGTAGCGGCGCCACGAGTGCTGCGGCTCGTAGCCCAGCACGGCGCGCGCCTTGTCGATCGACAGCAGCGTCTCATGCTCGCCCAGCTCCTTCGTCACGGTGACGTGCGGGAACTGGTCCGCCACCAGGTCGGCGCTCGAGCGCGACATCACGGTGTCCGCATTGGCGATCACGAACCGCTCGAAGCCTTGCCGCTCGTGCGCGAGCGCACGCGACACCGCCTGCGCTCCGTCGCGAGCGTCGATATAGCCCCACAGGTTCCAGCGTCGGAGCGTGACATCGTCGTCGAAGGCGGGAAATCCCTGGTACTCGTCCTCGTACATCACGTTCGAGAAGCGCAGCGCCGTGATCGCCAGATCCGGGTGCCAGCGGCACAGCTGGATCGCCATCTGCTCCTCGAGGTGCTTGACCAGCGAGTAGTTCGACTCGGGGCGCGCGTCGTAGTCCTCATCGACCGGGATGTACGGGGGATCCTGCGTGAACGGGAGACCGAGGACCGTCTCGGACGAGGCGTAGACGATCCTCCTCACGCCGGCGCGCAACGCGCCCTGGAACACGTGCGAGGTCGCCAGGATGTTGTTGTCGAACGTCGCCACATCGGACGCCTGGCCCGGCGCGGGGATCGCTGCCAGATGGACCACGGCGTCGACCCCGTCGTACCTGTCCTGGACACCGAACATCGCGTCGATCGTCTGGCCGTAGTCACGCAGGTCGACTCGCGTGTAGTCGAGTGCGGGGGGTGCCGGCACGGCGTCGAGCCCGTGCACCGTATGCCCTTCCGACGCGAGCACGTCGGCGACGACCCGCCCCAGCTTGCCCTTGCTGCCTGTCACGATGATGCTCGCCATCGAGCGCTCCTTTCGGCCCACGCCCGTGCGGACGCGGAGTGGATCAGCTGTCGAACGTGTGCGCTGCGGCGGGGAACTCCACGTCCTTGACCGCCTGCACGTAGCCCGCTGCCGCGCCCGTCATCTCCGCGCCGACCGCGCCGAACTGGCGCGAGAACCGGGGGTGCCACTCGCCCACTCCCGCCATGTCGAGCCACACGAGCACCTGGCCGTCCGTGGCCGGCCCGGCGCCGATGCCGATCGTCGGGATGTCCAGCGCCTTCGTGACGGCCGCAGCGGCGGGCGCGACCACCATCTCCAGCACGACCGCGAACGCGCCGGCCTCCTGAAGCGCGAGCGCATCGGCCACGAGGTCCTGCAGACCCTGTTCGCCGCGGCCCTGGATTCGGCGTCCGCCCAGGGCGTTCTCGCTCTGCGGCGTGAAGCCCAGATGGCCGCAGAACGGGATGCCGGCGTCGGTCACCGCCTTCACCTGGCGCGCGATCCTGCGACCGCCCTCGAACTTGATCGCCTGCGCGCCGGACAGCTTCATCATCCTGATCGACGACTCGACCGCCTGCTCGGGAGAGATCTCGTACGTTCCGAACGGGAGGTCCGCCACGACAAACGCGCGCTCCGCCGCGCGGGACACCGCGCGGGCGAACGGGATCATCTCGTCGAGCGTCAAGGGCACCGTCGAGTCGTAGCCCAGCATGTTGTCGCCGAGGCTGTCACCCACGAGCAGCATGTCGACCCCGGCAGCGTCGAACGCCTTCGCGGTGGGGTAGTCGTAGGCCGTCAGCATGGTGATCTTCTCGCCGCGCTGCTTCATCTCCTTGAAGTGGTGGATCCGCACCTTCTTGCTCATGCATTTACCTTCTCACGGGGCGGCGGGCGCCGCCGACGCGCGCGCGTGGTCGATGGTCCGTCCGCCCTGGCGGCTCGTGCTCTGGATCGACATGCGTGACGTCTCACCGGCAGTCTGTGGCGACACATAGACATCTGTGACGTTTGCGCTCGGTGCGCGCGGCCGCTCGGGCGTGGCCGATGCGCGGTGCTCGGTGCGCGCGGCCGTGTGGGTGTGCGCGCGGGTGCGCACGGCCGCGTGGGTGTCGGCGCGCACGGTCTGCGCCGCGACCGCCGTGCGTGACGCGGTCGTGGGTCCCGTCATGATCGTCGATCTCGGGGTTCACGACGTCGCTGGGGGCGTCACGATCGTCGATCTGTGGAGCGAGGGGGCAGGCGCGGGCAGGATGTGCCTGGCTGCCTGGCTGCCTGGCTGCCTGGTCGCTTGGTCGCTTGGCCGCCTGGCTGCCTCGGTGTCACGGTGTCTCGGTACGCACTGTCGCAACCGGCTGGGCTGCGATGGTCCAGACGCCAGCGGGGCTACTCGGCGCGCTCACGCCAGCGCGACGTGACCGGCAGACGTCGGTCGCGTCCGAATGCCAGCGCGGTGACCTTCGGCCCGAGCGGGTACTGACGGCGCTTCCACTCCGCGCGGTCCACAAGAGAGAGCACCTTCTCCACGACCGCCTCGTCGAAGCCGCGTGCGAGCAGCTCCTCGCGGCCCTCCCTATGCTCCACGTATGCGTCCAGCACCTCGTCGAGGAGCGCGTAGTCGGGGAGCGAGTCCTGGTCCGTCTGCCCCGGGCGGAGCTCGGCGCTCGGAGGCTTCTCGATGGAGCTGACGGGGATCGGCTCGACCTCCCCGTGCAGCCGCGCCTGCGCGTTGCGCCAGCGCGCCAGGTCCCAGACGCGGGTCTTGTCCAGGTCCTTCAGCGGAGCGAAGCCGCCGATGCTGCCGGCGTCGTAGATCGTGGCGTAGCCGGTGGCGAGCTCGGACTTGTTGCCTGGCGCGATCACGAGGTGGCCCTCGCGGTTGGAGACGGCCATCAGCACCACGCCGCGCACTCGCGCCTGCAGGTTCTCCTCGGCCACGCCGGTGAGCGCCAGCTGCGCCTGGAATGCGTCCACGAGCGGGGCGATCGGCTGCACCCTGTAATCGGCGCCTAGCCGCCTGCAGAGGTCTGCGGCGTCGTCCCTCGAGTGGTCGGAGGAGAACTCGGAGGGCATCGACACCCCGACGACGTTCTCCCCGCCGATCGCGTCGGCTGCGATCGCGGCGGTGAGGGCAGAGTCGATCCCGCCCGACACCCCCAGCACGACCGATCGGAACCCGTTCTTCACGACGTAGTCGCGCAGACCCGTGACGACGGCGCGGTACACCTGCTCGTCGTCCGAGGCGAAGTCGACGACCTGTCCCTGCACGGGGGGAGCGCCGGCCGTCGGCACCTCCCATTCGAGGAGCGCGTCCTCGAACCCCGGGGCGTTCGCCATCCAGGCACCGTCGGCGGCGACTATGAAGGAGTGACCGTCGAAGACCAGGTCGTCCTGCCCGCCCCACAGGTTGACGTAGGCGACGGGAGCACCCACCTCGGCGGCGCGCTTGCGGGCGAGCTCGGTCCGGATGATGCCCTTGCCCTCCTCGAAGGGTGACCCGTTGAGGACGAGGAGCAGGTCGATCGCCTCGTCGGCGAGCGCGGCGACCGGTCCGCCGTCCTGCCAGATGTCCTCGCACACCACCAGGCCGACGCGGGCGTCGCCGAGCGTGAGGACGCAGGGGGAGTCGCCGGGGGCGAAGATGCGCCTCTCGTCGAACACCCCGTAGTTGGGCAGGTGGTGCTTCGCGTAGCGGGCGGTGACCCTGCCGCCCTGGAGGGCGACGGCCTCGTTCGTGGGCCGACCGTGGTCGTTCGTGCCGAGCGTGCCGAGCACGACGGTAAGGTCGCCCAGGCCTGTCGCCTCGAGCTCGGTGGCGATCGTGTGGACGGCGCGCTCTGCGGCGCGCTGGAAGCTGGCGCGCAGGGCGAGGTCCTCGATCGGATAGCCGGTGGTCGTCATCTCAGGGAAGGCGACGAGCTGAGCGCCGCGCGCGGCGGCGGCCCGGCAGCTGCTCATGATCAGCGACGTATTACCAGGGATGTCGCCCACGCAGGTGTTGATCTGTGCCATCGCGATGCGCAGGTCCGTCATGGCGGAAGCCTACGCCGGAACGCTTGGCGTCCGATGCGCGTTCGGCCAGGTACGGCGCGCCCTCAGCAAGGAAACACGTTCGTCACAGGGATACGGCAGGATGAGGTCTATGGATAAGCAGCAGGAATTCGTGCTCCGCACTGTCGAGGAGCGTGACATCCGGTTCGTCCGACTCTGGTTCACCGACGTTCTCGGAGTCCTGAAGTCGGTCGCGATCGCGCCGGCCGAGCTTGAGAACGCCTTCAGCGAGGGGATCGGCTTCGACGGCTCGGCTGTCGAGGGCCTCACGCGCGTGTACGAGGCTGACATGATCGCCCGGCCCGACCCCACGACGTTCCAGGTGCTGCCGTGGCGGGGCGAGCGTCAGGGTGCGGCGCGCATGTTCTGCGACATCGAGACGCCCGACGGCGCGTCGGCGCTCTCGGACCCGCGCAACGTCCTCAAGCGCACGCTCGACAAGGCCAGCGAGAAGGGCTTCACGTTCTACACGCATCCCGAGATCGAGTTCTACCTCTTCGAGTCGCTCGAGCACGGCAAGCTGCCGGTGCCGGTGGACCAGGCGGGCTACTTCGACAATGTGCCGCGCGGTGCGGCTCACAGCTTCCGCCGCGACGCGATCACGATGCTCGAGGCGATGGGCATCTCCGTCGAGTTCTCGCATCACGAGATCGGTCCGGGCCAGAACGAGATCGACCTGCGCTATGCGGACGCGCTGACCATGGCGGACAACATCATGACGTTCCGCTCGGTCATCAAGGAGGTGGCGCTGCAGCAGGGCGTCTTCGCGTCGTTCATGCCCAAGCCGCTCGCCGGATCGCCTGGCTCCGGGATGCACACGCACCTGAGCCTGTTCGAGGGCGACCGCAACGCCTTCTACGAGCCGGGGAGCGAGTACGACCTCTCGGTGACTGCGCGTCAGTTCGCGGCCGGTCTGCTCAAGCACGCGCCCGAGATCACGCTGATCACCAACCAGTACGTGAACTCGTACAAGCGCCTCTGGGGCGGATCCGAGGCGCCCAGCTACGTCTGCTGGGGCTCGAACAACCGTTCCGCGCTCGTGCGCATCCCGGTGCACAAGCCTGGCAAGAGCCAGTCGACGCGCATCGAGTACCGCGGTCTCGACTCGGCGGCGAACCCGTACCTGGCGTTCTCTGTGATGCTCGCGGCCGGTCTCAAGGGCATCGAGGAGGGCTACGAGCTTCCCCCTGGCGCCGAGGATGATGTCTGGGAGCTGTCGGAGTCGGAGCGCAAGGCCATGGGCTACGAGCCGTTGCCCCAGTCGCTGAGCGCGGCGATCGCCGCCATGGAGCGCTCGGAGCTCGTGGCGGAGACGCTCGGCGAGCGGGTGTTCGACTTCGTGCTGCGCAACAAGCGCGCCGAGTGGCAGGCGTACCGCGAGCAGGTCACGCCCTACGAGCTCGAGACCAACCTGCCGGTCCTGTGACAGCAGCGGCGGAAGCCGACGCATGAGCTCACGCGAGGTCTCGTTCTCCACGCAGCTGCGGCGCGCGGGAGTCGTCGACTCCACGCGCGCCGAGCAGCTGATCGAGCAGATCGCGGACGTCGCCGGGATCCGGTTCATCGACCCGGCGGTGTCCCTGTCGTTCTACGCTGACCCGGACGTCGGGCTCCTGCAGCTGCTCCGGCTGTGCGAGTCCGCCCGCGACGCGGGCGTGCTGGAGCCGCTGCGGGCCATCATCGACACCCCCGCGGGTCGTCGGCTGGGCGTGGTGCTCGGCGGCTCGGTGGCGCTGGGGGACTTCCTGGTCCGTCACCCCGAGCTGGTGCGCGACTTCAGCAGCTGGCCTGAGGACGAGCCGCTCGACGAGGTCGACGTGCGTGCCCGCCTGCTCGAGGCCGTCGGCGCCGACCCCGCTGCCATGGCGCCGGTGGCCACCCTTGCCGGCGACGAGGGGATCACGGCCATGCGCGTCGCGTACCGCCGGCAGCTGCTGCGGGTCGCGGCGACCGACCTGGTGCAGTCGGATCCGATCGGCCTCATGCCCACCGTCGGCACCGCTCTCGCGGACCTGGCCGGCGCGGCGCTCGAGGCGGGGCTGGCGCTCGCACGTGCCGCCGAGCCTGACCACGCGCTCACGAGGCTCGCCATCATCGGCATGGGCAAGTGCGGGGCGCGCGAGCTCAACTACGTGTCCGACGTCGATGTCATCTATGTCGCGGAGCCGGCGGAGGGCGCGGACGACCAGGCGGCTCTGCGTGTCGCGACGCGCATGGCGGCGGCGGCCGCGCGCGCGTGCGACCGCTTCGCTGCGGAGCCCCCGCTGTGGCAGGTGGACGCGAACCTGCGGCCCGAGGGCAAGGACGGTGCCCTGGTGCGTCCGCTCGCGTCGCACCTGGCCTACTACGAGCGGTGGGCACAGAGCTGGGAGTTCCAGGCGCTCCTCAAGGCCCGGCCGATCGCTGGCGACCCTGAGATCGGTGACCGATACGTCGAGATGCTTCAGCCGCTCGTCTGGTCCGCGAGCGCTCGCGAGGGCTTCGTCGAGGCCGCGCAGGCGATGCGGCGCAGGGTCGAGCAGCATGTCCCTGCGCATGAGGCGGATCGCCAGATCAAGCTGGGGCCTGGCGGTCTGCGAGATGTCGAGTTCACCATCCAGCTGCTCCAGCTGGTCCACGGCCGTGCGGACGAGACCCTCCGTTCGCGGTCCACCTTGACCGCGCTCGCTGCGCTGCGGGCTGGTGGATACGTCGGCCGTCCCGAGGCTGCGGCCATGGACCGTGCCTACCGTCAGCTCCGCGTGTGGGAGCACCGACTGCAGCTGCGGAAGCTCTCCCGGACCCACCTCATGCCGGCCGAGGAGGAGGACCGGCGCATCCTCGCGCGAGCGTCGGGGTTCGCCACGGTCGAGTACATGGAGGAGGTGTGGCACGACATCCGCCGGCGGGTGCGTGCGATGCACCTGGAGATGTTCTACCGGCCGATCCTTCCCGTCGTGGCGAGGCTCAGCACCGGCGAGGCGCGGTTGGACAGCACCGCCGCGCGGGACCGTCTTGCGGCGGTCGGGTTCAAGGATGCCGACGCCGCCCTGCGCCACATCGTCGCGCTCACCCGAGGCGTGTCGCGATCCGCGGCGATCCGCCAGCAGCTGCTTCCCGCGATGATCGGCTGGTTCGCCGAAGGGCCTGAGCCTGACGCGGGCCTGCTCGCCTTCCGTCAGCTCTCCGAGCAGCTCAGCGACCAGCAGTGGTTCCTCAAGCTGCTGCGCGACTCGGGTGCCGCAGCGGAGCGGCTCGCGAGGCTGCTGTCCACCTCGGGGTACGTGACGCGCGCGCTGCTGTCGAGCGGTGAGCAGGTGCGGTGGCTCGGCACGAACGAGGATCTGAAGCCGCGCACGTACGAGCGGCTGTGGACAGAGGCGGACGCCATCCTGCGCCGGAGCGACGACGCGGAGCAGGCCATCACCGCCATGCGAGGCCTGCGCCGTCGAGAGAACGCGCGGGTGGCCGCGGCGGACACGCTGGGGATGATCAATGCGTCGGCGGCGGCGGGAGCCGTCACCGACACGGCGGACATGCTGATCGAGGGCGCGCTGCGCATTGCGACGAGCCTGGTGCGCGACGAGATCGGTGAGGAGCCACCGGAGCTGCTCGTGGTCGCGATGGGGCGTTACGGCGGGCGTGAGATGGGTTACCTCTCGGACGCCGACGTGCAGTTCGTGTTCGAGGGCGGTGGTGACAAGGCGACGGCCCACGCGCAGCGTCTCGCGACAGTGCTGCGTGGCCTGCTCCAGAAGGTCGGCGCTCAGCCGCCGCTTGAGATCGACGCCGATCTGCGTCCCGAGGGCCGCAACGGTCCGCTCGCAC
This genomic window contains:
- a CDS encoding glutamine synthetase family protein, with the protein product MDKQQEFVLRTVEERDIRFVRLWFTDVLGVLKSVAIAPAELENAFSEGIGFDGSAVEGLTRVYEADMIARPDPTTFQVLPWRGERQGAARMFCDIETPDGASALSDPRNVLKRTLDKASEKGFTFYTHPEIEFYLFESLEHGKLPVPVDQAGYFDNVPRGAAHSFRRDAITMLEAMGISVEFSHHEIGPGQNEIDLRYADALTMADNIMTFRSVIKEVALQQGVFASFMPKPLAGSPGSGMHTHLSLFEGDRNAFYEPGSEYDLSVTARQFAAGLLKHAPEITLITNQYVNSYKRLWGGSEAPSYVCWGSNNRSALVRIPVHKPGKSQSTRIEYRGLDSAANPYLAFSVMLAAGLKGIEEGYELPPGAEDDVWELSESERKAMGYEPLPQSLSAAIAAMERSELVAETLGERVFDFVLRNKRAEWQAYREQVTPYELETNLPVL
- a CDS encoding bifunctional [glutamine synthetase] adenylyltransferase/[glutamine synthetase]-adenylyl-L-tyrosine phosphorylase → MSSREVSFSTQLRRAGVVDSTRAEQLIEQIADVAGIRFIDPAVSLSFYADPDVGLLQLLRLCESARDAGVLEPLRAIIDTPAGRRLGVVLGGSVALGDFLVRHPELVRDFSSWPEDEPLDEVDVRARLLEAVGADPAAMAPVATLAGDEGITAMRVAYRRQLLRVAATDLVQSDPIGLMPTVGTALADLAGAALEAGLALARAAEPDHALTRLAIIGMGKCGARELNYVSDVDVIYVAEPAEGADDQAALRVATRMAAAAARACDRFAAEPPLWQVDANLRPEGKDGALVRPLASHLAYYERWAQSWEFQALLKARPIAGDPEIGDRYVEMLQPLVWSASAREGFVEAAQAMRRRVEQHVPAHEADRQIKLGPGGLRDVEFTIQLLQLVHGRADETLRSRSTLTALAALRAGGYVGRPEAAAMDRAYRQLRVWEHRLQLRKLSRTHLMPAEEEDRRILARASGFATVEYMEEVWHDIRRRVRAMHLEMFYRPILPVVARLSTGEARLDSTAARDRLAAVGFKDADAALRHIVALTRGVSRSAAIRQQLLPAMIGWFAEGPEPDAGLLAFRQLSEQLSDQQWFLKLLRDSGAAAERLARLLSTSGYVTRALLSSGEQVRWLGTNEDLKPRTYERLWTEADAILRRSDDAEQAITAMRGLRRRENARVAAADTLGMINASAAAGAVTDTADMLIEGALRIATSLVRDEIGEEPPELLVVAMGRYGGREMGYLSDADVQFVFEGGGDKATAHAQRLATVLRGLLQKVGAQPPLEIDADLRPEGRNGPLARSFDSTVGYYARWSDPWEAQALLRARPCAGDPELRARFVAAVEPVRYPERLTEDALAQMRRLKARMESERLPRGVDPRRHLKLGPGGLSDVEWSVQLLQLQHAHRVVGLRTTETRAALDVAEAEGLLDVEDASTLREAWTLATDLRGAIALRGRQGDADVLPVDARELKVLAEIMDTEETGPELDDRYARAARRARAVCERVFFGWDEGRR